The following DNA comes from Weissella koreensis KACC 15510.
TGGCAGGCAGTTTGACTGGGGCGGTCGCCTCCTAAAAGGTAACGGAGGCGCTCAAAGGTTCGCTCAGAATGGTTGGAAATCATTCGTAGAGTGTAAAGGCATAAGCGAGCTTGACTGCGAGACTAACAGGTCGAGCAGGTACGAAAGTAGGACTTAGTGATCCGGTGGTTCCGCATGGAAGGGCCATCGCTCAACGGATAAAAGCTACCCTGGGGATAACAGGCTTATCTCCCCCAAGAGTCCACATCGACGGGGAGGTTTGGCACCTCGATGTCGGCTCATCGCATCCTGGGGCTGTAGTCGGTCCCAAGGGTTGGGCTGTTCGCCCATTAAAGCGGTACGCGAGCTGGGTTCAGAACGTCGTGAGACAGTTCGGTCCCTATCCGTCGCGGGCGTAGGAAATTTGAGAGGAGCTGCCCTTAGTACGAGAGGACCGGGGTGGACGTACCACTGGTGTATCAGTTGTTCCGCCAGGAGCATCGCTGAGTAGCTATGTACGGATGAGATAAACGCTGAAAGCATCTAAGTGTGAAACTCGCCTCGAGATGAGATTTCCCATTCGAAAGAAGTAAGACCCCTTATAGATGATGAGGTAGATAGGCTAGGAGTGGAAGTACCGTGAGGTATGGAGCGGACTAGTACTAATGGTTCGAGGACTTAACCAAGTTGAATACGACGTGGTGGTTCGTTTATATTTATTTTTAAAAAAACACTTGACAATATGGTTCAGTTTTGAGAAAATTAATTCTCGTAAGCGTGTCGTAACGATAGCACTGAGGTCACACCTGTTCCCATCCCGAACACAGAAGTTAAGCTCAGTCACGCCGAAAGTAGTTGGAGGATCGCCTCCTGCGAGGATAGGAAGTTGCGACGCAATCATGGACGTTTAGCTCAGCTGGGAGAGCACCTGCCTTACAAGCAGGGGGTCACAGGTTCGATCCCTGTAACGTCCATTGGATCGTTAGCTCAGTTGGTAGAGCAGTGGACTTTTAATCCATTTGTCCAGGGTTCGAACCCCTGACGATCCATTGCCGAAAGGCATTATAAAAATGGCAATTACCATTGCCGACTTAGCTCAGTTGGTAGAGCATCGCTCTTGTAAAGCGGAGGTCGAAGGTTCGAACCCTTTAGTCGGCATTGCTGGATTGGCGGAATAGGTAGACGCAGGGGACTTAAAATCCCCCGATGGAAACATCGTGCCGGTTCGATTCCGGCATCCAGCATTTAACATATAATAACGCACCTATAGCGCAATTGGATAGAGTGTCTGACTACGAATCAGAAGGTTGCAGGTTCGACTCCTGCTAGGTGCATTTAGTCTTAAGGACTAATTATAAAATTTAATATCGGGACGTAGCTCAGCTTGGTAGAGCACCTGGTTTGGGACCAGGGGGTCGCAGGTTCGAATCCTGTCGTCCCGATTCTATAATGATTAAATATTATTATATTTCGCGGTGTAGCTCAGCTGGCTAGAGCGTCCGGTTCATACCCGGGAGGTCGAGGGTTCGATCCCCCCCGCCGCGATTTGACTTAACCAAGGACCTTTAGCTCAGTTGGTTAGAGCAGACGGCTCATAACCGTCCGGTCGTCGGTTCGAGTCCGACAGGGTCCATAGTGTTTGATGGATTTTGTTACTTATTGTATTATGGAGATGTACCCAAGTCTGGCTGAAGGGAACGGTCTTGAAAACCGTCAGGTCGGGAAACCGGCGCGTGGGTTCGAATCCCACCATCTCCTTTGTTTCATTTAATATTATTATCGCGGGTTGGAGCAGTCTGGTAGCTCGTCGGGCCCATAACCCGAAGGTCGTAGGTTCAAATCCTACACCCGCAATTTGGTCGCATGGTCTAGTTGGCTAGGACGCCTGCCTGTCACGCAGGAGATCACGGGTTCGAACCCCGTTGTGACCGTTATAATGGCTCGGTAGCTCAGTTGGTAGAGCATACGATTGAAGCTCGTAGTGTCGGGGGTTCGATTCCCTTCCGCGCCATTGGCTTTAAAGCCATTTTAAATTTTAATTAAGCGGATGTAGTACAATGGCTAGTGCTCCAGCCTTCCAAGCTGAGAATGCGGGTTCGATTCCCGTCATCCGCTTTCCATGTTAAAGTAATGTGGAAAGGGTATTTACAAACTTAATTAAGCGGATGTAGTACAATGGCTAGTGCTCCAGCCTTCCAAGCTGAGAATGCGGGTTCGATTCCCGTCATCCGCTCTATGGGCCTGTAGCTCAGCTGGTTAGAGCGCTGTGTTGATAACGCAGAGGTCACAGGTTCGAGTCCTGTCAGGCCCATTTGTTTAATAGAATGTTAAACATTTGGGGACATACTCAAGAGGCTGAAGAGGCGCCCCTGCTAAGGGTGTAGGTCGGGAAACTGGCGCGAGGGTTCGAATCCCTCTGTCTCCGTTATAATAAAATAAATTATTAAAAACTCCGTTATATCATGCTAATTGCTGGTATAACGGAGTTTATTTTTGTTAGTAAAGATTCAAAAAGATTCAAATTGAATTTATTAGAATACATAGCTTAGTGTGCATTTTTTGAAATCATATAAAAAAGAAAATAAAGCAAAAATTTGTTTGATGTATAAATTCATAAAAATATTTTTTAAATATCAATTGAAATATAATGACACTTAGTTTGTTATTCATATCCTGATAAGAATAATGTCTTAACAATATGAATAATTTTCTATTGACATTATTAGATGATCGAAACAATAAATTAAGGTCTTGTGTTGTATGCGTTTCCCCAATATACTTGAAACTATCTTAAAGGAGAGTGGGGATTGCGATGATTATTAAGGGTGAGATACTCAAGCATCAAAGAGAATCAATGGGGTTAAGTCAAAGATCATTAGCTGATGGAATTTGCCATCAATCATTAATTTCACGAATGGAAAGTGAAAGTCATATAACTAGTATGGTGATATTACAGGAGTTATGTCATCGTTTACAAATTGACTTAGATCAAATTGTTTCCTTGGAAGAACCCAATTATTTGAATTTGAATGCAGTGCGTAGTGCCTTAAATGTTGGAAACTATGGAATAGCGCGGCAATTACTCAAAAAGCAATGTAATATTAAACATTTGCCGGATGAATCAAAACCTCTATTTCATACACTCCATGCTCAATTAGATCTCAGTGCACGCAATTTTTTTGGAGCACTTAATGATTTACAGAATGCTAGTGTAGCGGTCACGCCTTTACAACGAAATCTAATTTTAGAAATTGAGATGGTGACCACAGAAGTTTGGTTAAAATTAAAAGACTGTGATAAAGCACGTTATTCCAATTCTATTGCACTTAAAAAATTACGTAATTTTCAAGGCATTAAACATAGTGTTTTAGACAATAACATAATTGTTGGAATTTATCGACAAAGCGCGCAACTTGAATTAGAGCAAAAGTCATTGGTGGTAGCAGAAAAATTTTTAAGACAAGCACGTGAATATGCGTCTAAAGTCACTTTAACTGCTGAACTGGTGCGCTTAAATTTAGTAGAAGGACGTTTAAAAAAATTACAAAATGAAAAGAGAGAATCATGCAAAGCCTATATCCGTGCTTATACTGGTGCGGAACAACTAGGTGATACAGTTATGATGGATGATATTAAGCCCTTTTTAGCTGAACATAAAATTGATTATTTTGATTAAGGTCATCTTAACTTAAATTTGGTATCATATAGACAATAGCCTTCAAAATTAAGATAGATAAAATTGAGGGATTTGGGCAGGTAGTATGATGGCAAAAAAAAGAAATAAATGGATTAAAAAATTTAATTTAAAAAAAGTGTTTGTTAAAAAAGGACGTCTACAGGTTGGACGGGTTTTGATTGTACTATGCTTGTTATTGTTGGGGGTAAGTCGCGTGTCAGATCTGTTACATTATCAGCCCAGTCAGAGCGTGGATGTTAGTAAGTTACCAATGAATAAACTTACTAAGCAACAGTTTATTCAAAGAATTGCTCCTGAAGCTCAAGATATTCAAACGCAAACAGGAATTCGTGCATCAATTAGTATTGCACAAGCTGGTTTGGAATCGGACTGGGGTAAATCGACTTTGGCGTATAAATACAATAACTTTTTTGGGGTTAAAGCCTCAAGTGGGATGCAAAGTATTGATTTATCAACTAGTGAATATATTGATAATAAATGGGTACAAGTTAAGGCACCTTTTCGAGTTTATAGTTCATGGCAAGCCTCAATGGAAGATCATGCTGATCTATTGTTAAAAGGAACAACGGATAACCCTAATCGTTATGCTAGAGTGGTTTCAGGAAGTAATGTGGAAGAGTCCGCTCAAGCATTAGTGGATGGCGGATATGCAACTGACCCAGATTATGCAGTAAAGCTGATAGATATTATAAAGACTTATAACTTAACGCAATATGATCATTAAGGAGTAAAGAAAATGCAAATTTTACCAGGAAGCACCATTGGTATACTTGGTGATAATACAAATAATGCACCTTTAATTCGGCATGCACATAAGATGGGGTTAAATGTTGCTTTATTTACCGAAAAAAAGTATGAAAATTATCGAACAGAATCCGATTATTGGTTCATGGGGGACGATCAATGGGCTGA
Coding sequences within:
- a CDS encoding helix-turn-helix domain-containing protein, which encodes MIIKGEILKHQRESMGLSQRSLADGICHQSLISRMESESHITSMVILQELCHRLQIDLDQIVSLEEPNYLNLNAVRSALNVGNYGIARQLLKKQCNIKHLPDESKPLFHTLHAQLDLSARNFFGALNDLQNASVAVTPLQRNLILEIEMVTTEVWLKLKDCDKARYSNSIALKKLRNFQGIKHSVLDNNIIVGIYRQSAQLELEQKSLVVAEKFLRQAREYASKVTLTAELVRLNLVEGRLKKLQNEKRESCKAYIRAYTGAEQLGDTVMMDDIKPFLAEHKIDYFD
- a CDS encoding glycoside hydrolase family 73 protein, whose product is MMAKKRNKWIKKFNLKKVFVKKGRLQVGRVLIVLCLLLLGVSRVSDLLHYQPSQSVDVSKLPMNKLTKQQFIQRIAPEAQDIQTQTGIRASISIAQAGLESDWGKSTLAYKYNNFFGVKASSGMQSIDLSTSEYIDNKWVQVKAPFRVYSSWQASMEDHADLLLKGTTDNPNRYARVVSGSNVEESAQALVDGGYATDPDYAVKLIDIIKTYNLTQYDH